One stretch of Chryseobacterium indologenes DNA includes these proteins:
- a CDS encoding Mrp/NBP35 family ATP-binding protein, whose product MLTKEKVQEFLKEIEVDDLVNNLQIMGNDVYIDMTAHSPAMHEKKKLEAAMKQAFASEFGEDVHLKLKIVSPEPSEIQQSQIKGKQIPGIQNIIAIASGKGGVGKSTVSANMAVTLAKMGFKVGLLDADIYGPSVPTMFDTEGAKPISVEVNGKSMMKPIENYGVKMLSIGYFSGANQAVVWRGPMASKALNQMIRDAAWGELDFLLIDLPPGTGDIHLSIIQEVPVTGAVIVSTPQHVALADVRKGIAMFQMESINIPVLGLIENMAYFTPEELPENKYYIFGNQGAQYLAEDLGIPVLGEIPLIQSIREAGDVGRPAALQENSKISEIYTETARKMVESLVERNKNLPPTEAVKISTMAGCSPKAK is encoded by the coding sequence ATGTTGACGAAAGAAAAGGTTCAGGAATTCCTTAAAGAAATAGAAGTAGATGACTTGGTGAATAATCTTCAGATTATGGGTAATGATGTTTATATTGACATGACGGCTCATTCACCTGCAATGCATGAAAAGAAAAAGCTAGAAGCTGCGATGAAGCAGGCTTTTGCCAGTGAGTTTGGAGAAGACGTTCATTTAAAACTTAAAATCGTTTCTCCGGAACCTAGTGAAATTCAGCAAAGTCAGATTAAAGGGAAACAGATTCCTGGTATTCAAAATATTATCGCTATTGCTTCCGGTAAAGGAGGAGTAGGGAAGTCTACCGTTTCTGCAAATATGGCAGTCACGTTGGCGAAAATGGGCTTTAAAGTAGGGTTATTAGATGCCGATATTTACGGGCCATCAGTTCCTACCATGTTCGATACAGAAGGAGCAAAACCAATTTCTGTAGAAGTGAACGGAAAAAGTATGATGAAGCCTATCGAAAATTATGGAGTGAAAATGCTTTCTATAGGATATTTCTCCGGAGCCAACCAGGCGGTTGTATGGAGAGGCCCGATGGCTTCAAAAGCATTAAACCAGATGATCAGAGATGCAGCATGGGGTGAATTGGATTTCTTATTGATTGACCTTCCTCCGGGGACAGGTGATATTCACTTATCGATCATTCAGGAAGTGCCTGTAACAGGAGCTGTGATTGTAAGTACACCTCAGCATGTTGCTTTGGCAGACGTAAGAAAAGGGATTGCGATGTTCCAGATGGAAAGCATCAATATTCCGGTTCTTGGATTAATCGAAAATATGGCGTATTTTACACCGGAAGAACTTCCTGAAAATAAATATTATATCTTTGGAAACCAGGGAGCACAATATTTAGCTGAAGATCTTGGAATTCCGGTATTAGGAGAGATTCCATTGATCCAAAGCATCAGAGAAGCAGGAGACGTAGGAAGACCGGCTGCTCTTCAGGAGAACTCTAAAATTTCAGAGATTTATACTGAAACAGCAAGAAAAATGGTAGAAAGTCTGGTAGAGAGAAATAAAAACCTTCCTCCAACTGAAGCTGTGAAGATTTCCACAATGGCAGGTTGCTCTCCAAAAGCAAAATAA